The genome window TCTGCACTGTATTCGACACCAATCAGACCTTTGACATAAGACGACAGTTCTTTACGCAGGCTGAGCAAACCGAAGTTGGACGTGTAACTGGTCACGCCCTGCTCCAGCGCTGTAATGGCGGCCTCACGTATGTGCCAGGGCGTCACGAAATCCGGCTCCCCGACACCAAGACTGATCACGTCGTCGCGGGAGCTTACAATATCGAAGAAATCGCGGATGCCTGAACGCGGAATATCGCGCACGTGAGCGGCAATCCGGTCACGGAGAGATTTGGGGGCGTTCGTTTTCATCAGGAGTATGCATCAGCACATCGTTGCGCTTATAGGTTTTGAGCATGAAATGGGTACCGGTGCCAACCACACCGCTCAGCGGAGAAAGCTTTTCGCTGACAAAACTGGCGACTTCATTGAGTGTTTTTCCGCCGACAAACAGCAACAGGTCATAGCCTCCGGACATCAGGTAAGCAGAACGAACTTCAGGAAACCGGCTGATTCGCTCCGCAATGCGGTTGAAGCCGCCTTCACGCTCGGCAGTCAGACGCACTTCAATGACCGCCGTAACCGGACCGTCTTCCAGCTTGTCTTCGTTAATGACGGTCTGATAGCCCTGAATAATTCCAGCGGCTTCATATTCTTCGATCTTTTCCGAAATTGCTTCGACCGGCTGTCCCAGCAGTTTGGCCAGATTCTCCGGACTTTCTTTCGCGTTATTTTTCAGCAGCTTAAGCAGTTCATCCATAAATTTTCTCCTATTGGAAAAACTGAGTTATAAACGCTTTTCCAAACCTTGGAAAACAAAAAAGCGTCCCGCGCTGCGGGACGCTTTCGGATTTTGCCGAAACTTCGCTTAGAAGTCGCAGCCGACGCCAACGGTACCGACAACGGCAACGTCGTAATCATCGTCATTGAGAACAGCTTCGTCGAGCTGAGCAATGTAGGTCAGGCCGGCGCTGACAGACCAGTTGTCGTTCAGGGCATAGTCCAGGCCGAGAGAAGCGGTCGCGTCGTTGAAACCTGTGGTATCACCATCAACGACATAACCAACACTTACGCCGGCAGAAGCGAACAGAGCATCTGAAATGTCTGTTTCGTAACTCAGAGCGGGCTGAATGTACCATGTGTCATCAATTTCGCCGCCGACACCGTAGTTGATGCCAAAAGACGCGTAAAGGCCGTTGGTGCCCAGTGCGGAGCCGAGGGTCAGGTTCAGTTCCTTGTCAGATGTTCCGCCGTTCGGGTACGTGTATTCGATGTAACCAACACTCACGTCCATGGCGTCCACCGGAAGGCTGTAGGAGACGTAGTAGTCGATTCTGGAGAAATCACCGGTTTCTTTGCCGGTATTGTCTCTGATGTTATTAATATCGTAGTTACCCCAGATTCCGACGGCAACAGAGCCGTATTCTTCCGGTACTGCAAAACCGGAGGCTTCCAGGCCCGGCTGCATTACGAGGCCGTTGTTCAATGTGACACCGCGGAATACGTAAGCGCTGGCAAAGTCAACATAAGCGCTGACGTCAGCTGCCTGAACGGACACTGCGGAGGCCACGGCCACCGTCATCATTACAATACTCTTCTTCATACTGATCTCTCCTTTTGTTTGCTGTTTATTGCCGAGCACACTCGCCAATCCGTCTCCCCCGGTCCGACTGACGAATGCACTCTAAACAATATCCTTAACGGGGCTGGCGCTAGCCAATGGCGGCTTCACCCCTTTCGCCCGTTCGAATACGAATACACTCTTGCAGGTCTTGAACAAAGATTTTTCCATCACCAATATTTCCCGTTCGAGCGGCGTCAATAATGGCATTTACAGTCGTTTCGACGAATTCAGAGTTGACGGCAATCTCAACGCGCACCTTTTTGAGCAGGTTCACTTCAATGTCCGCTCCACGATATGTTTCGTGATAGCCCTTCTGCTGACCGCAGCCCAGGGCATTGGTTACGGACATTTTGAACACATCTTTTTCGTACAGCGCCTGTTTTACCGCGGTGAGCTTGTCAGGCTGTATATACGCAATGATCAGTTTCATCTTTTTACCTCTC of Tichowtungia aerotolerans contains these proteins:
- a CDS encoding Lrp/AsnC family transcriptional regulator; translated protein: MDELLKLLKNNAKESPENLAKLLGQPVEAISEKIEEYEAAGIIQGYQTVINEDKLEDGPVTAVIEVRLTAEREGGFNRIAERISRFPEVRSAYLMSGGYDLLLFVGGKTLNEVASFVSEKLSPLSGVVGTGTHFMLKTYKRNDVLMHTPDENERPQISP
- a CDS encoding P-II family nitrogen regulator, which translates into the protein MKLIIAYIQPDKLTAVKQALYEKDVFKMSVTNALGCGQQKGYHETYRGADIEVNLLKKVRVEIAVNSEFVETTVNAIIDAARTGNIGDGKIFVQDLQECIRIRTGERGEAAIG
- a CDS encoding TorF family putative porin → MKKSIVMMTVAVASAVSVQAADVSAYVDFASAYVFRGVTLNNGLVMQPGLEASGFAVPEEYGSVAVGIWGNYDINNIRDNTGKETGDFSRIDYYVSYSLPVDAMDVSVGYIEYTYPNGGTSDKELNLTLGSALGTNGLYASFGINYGVGGEIDDTWYIQPALSYETDISDALFASAGVSVGYVVDGDTTGFNDATASLGLDYALNDNWSVSAGLTYIAQLDEAVLNDDDYDVAVVGTVGVGCDF